The Vulcanimicrobium alpinum sequence CGGCGGGGATCGTCGCCGGCGAAGAGCGGCTGCTGCTGCGCGCACGCGACCTGCTCCCGCGCCTTCCGTTCGACGCGCTGGATCTGCTGATCGTCGACCGGATGGGAAAGAATTTCTCGGGAACGGGGATGGACACCAACGTGACCGGGCGCGGCGTCGACGGCCGCACGCAGAAGACGGCGCGCCCGGTGATCCGCGAACTGTTCGTGCGCGATCTTTCGCCGGAATCGGAAGGGAACGCGACCGGGATCGGTTTGGCCGACTTCTGCACCCGCCGGCTCGCCGATGCCGTCGACTGGGTGCCGACGTATCTCAACGCGCTGACGGCGGCGCAGCCCGCGGGCGCGCGGCTTCCGGTGGTGTGCGCGCACGATCGCGAGGCGATCGGGCACGCGCTGACCGCGGCGGGCGTCTCCGACGCGCGCAGCGCGCGTGTCGCGCGCATCCGCGACACGCTGCACATCGATGCGTTCGCCGCTTCGCCGGCCGCGATCGAGTCAATGGACCGCGACGGGCGCTACGTCGCGGGCGAGGCGACCACCGCACTGCACTTCGACGGTGACGATCTCACGCAGTTCGGCGCGGCGCTGGCGCACGCCTGATGCGCGTTCTCATCACCGGCGGCCGCGGCTTCATCGGCGCGTGGACCGCGCGCGTCCTGCTCCAGGGCGGTCACGACGTGCGCACGTTCGACGTTCAGGACGACGCTACGCTCTTCGAGCGGATCGTCGGGGATCATAGCGCGGGACGCCGCGTCGTGCACGTGCACGGCGACATCACCGACGCCGCGCAGGTCGATGCGGCGGTGAACGGCTGCGATGCGGTGGTGCATCTGGCCGCGGTGCTGATCCCGACGGCGCGCCGCGATCCGCTGCTCGGCGCGCGGATCAACGTCATGGGGACGCTGCACGTCTTCGAGGCCGCGAAACGCACCGGCGTGCGCGGGATCGCGTACGCGTCGAGCGCGGCGGTATTCGGACCGGACGACGGCCTTCATCCCGAACCGCACACGCACTACGGCGCGTACAAGCTCTGCAACGAAGGCTGCGCGCGCGCGTACTGGGAGGACGCCGGGATCCGCAGCGTCGGCTTGCGCCCCGCGACGGTGTACGGGCCCGGTCGCGAGATCGGCGTCACGGCCGATCCGACGCTCGCGATGCGGGCGGCTGCCGAGGGGCAAGCGTATGCGATCCGCTTCACCGGCGCGACGGGGATGGATTACGTCGAGGACGTCGCGCGCATCTTCGCGCGCGCCGCAACCGCGACGCCCGACGGCGCGCACGTGTTCAGCCTGCAAGGCCAACTCGCGACGATGGACGAGGTGCTCGCCGCGATCCGCGCCGTCATCCCCGGTGCCGAGGTGCGCGCCGAAGGCGCGCCGCTCATGTTCGCCGCCGCAGTCGACGAAGCACCGCTCCACGCGCTGTTCCCCGGCGTCCAGCGCACCCCGCTCGCCGACGGCACTCGCGCCACGATCGATTTCTACCGCGTCGCGGTGTCACGCTGAGCGCGACGGCGCGCTCAGCGTGATGCGCCGTTACTTCTTGGTGGTTTTCTTCTTGCCGGCGACGGTGCGTTTGGGACCTTTGCGCGTGCGCGCGTTGGTCTTCGTGCGCTGACCGCGGACCGGAAGGCCGCGACGGTGGCGCAAGCCGCGATAGCAGCCGATGTCGGTGAGGCGCTTGATGTTCGACGCGATCTCGCGGCGCAGGTCGCCCTCGACCTTCATCGTCTCGATCGCCTCGCGCAGGCGCTGCTCGTCGTCGCTCGTCAGATCCTTGACGCGCACGTCGGGGCTGACCCCCGTCTGCTGGAGGAGCAGCTTCGCGGTCGGCAGACCGATGCCGAAGATGGCGGTGAGTCCGATCTCGATGCGCTTGTCGCGCGGAAGATCGATGCCTGCGATACGAGCCATTATCCTTGAACCTGCTTGTGCTTGGGGTTGACGCTGCAGATCACGCGCACTTTACCTTCGCGGCGGATGATCTTGCAGCCGTCGCAAATGCGTTTGACGGACGGCCGAACTTTCATGATGTTTCTCTTGTCTGGGAAGGGAGCGCGCTGAAGGTGTGGGTCACGATCAGGCCGCGACCTCTTCCGCCGGACGGAACCGAACGACATCGGGGTGTTCGGCGTAGTCCCGCAACGTCAGGATCTTCGGACCTTCGTCCGTGATCGCGATCGTGTGCTCGAAGTGCGCCGCTAGTTTACCATCCTCGGTGACGACCGTCCAGCCGTCGTCGAGGGTTTCAACTTCGAAGGTGCCCTCGGTGATCATCGGCTCGACGGCCAGGCAGAGCCCCTTGCGCAGCAGCGGCCCGCTGCCGGGTTTGCCGTAGTTGGGGACCTGCGGATCCTCGTGCATCTTGCGGCCGATCCCGTGGCCGACCAGCTTGCGCACGACCCCGTACCCGTGGGCTTCGGCATGCTGCTGCACCGCCCAACCGATGTCGCCGAGGTGGTTGCCGGCCTGCATCTGGGCGATCCCCAGCATCAGGCACTCTTGCGTGATCCGCATCAGCCGCTTCGCGGACTCGCCGACCTCGCCGATCGCGACCGTGACGGCCGAGTCGGAGACGTAGCCCTCGAAGGTCGTCCCGATGTCGATCGAGAGCAGATCGCCTTCGTGCAGGACGCGGTCGCCCGGCATGCCGTGGACGACTTCGTCGTTGACGGAGGTGCAGATCGCCGACGGGTAGCCCTGATAGCCGATGAACGTCGGCACCCCGCCCATCGAGCGGATCGACTCATCGGCGATGCGGTCGAGTTCGGCCGTCGTGACGCCGGGTTTCGCGGCGTGCATGAGGCGGGTGAGCGTCTTGGACGTGATCTTCCCGCTGCGCCGCATGATCTCGATCTCACGGGCCGATTTGATGCTGATCACGGCGCCGTCACCGAAGCAAAGCCGTCGCCTTCGATCAGCGCCGTCAACTGCGCCGTCACCTGGCCGATCGGCGCGAGCGCGTTCACGCGCATGAGGCGCGGATCGCTCGGATCGTCGTAGTAGCCGATGAGCGGCGCGGTCTTCTCGACGTATTCGTCGAGGCGTTTCTTGATCGTCTCGGCCTTGTCGTCGGGACGCTGGATCAGCGCCTCGCCCGTGAGATCGTCGATTCCGGCGACCTTCGGCGGTGCGTAGCGTTCGTGATACGTGCGACCCGACGCGGGATGCGTCCAGCGGCCGGTGAGCCGGTCGGTGAGCACGTCGATGTCGACGTCGAAGAGGATCGCAACCGACGACTTGTGCTTGCGGCGCAGCATCTCATCGAGCGCCTGCGCCTGCGCGACCGTGCGCGGAAAACCGTCGAAGATCAGCTTCCCGCCGCCTTCGGCTTCGGGCTCGATCATGCGGATGATCAGGTCGTCGGGGACGAGCTCGCCCCGCTCCATGATCGGTTTCGCTTCCTGCCCGAGCGGCGTCCCCTCGCGGACGTGCTTGCGCAGAAGATCGCCGGTCGAGATCTGGCGGTAGCCGTAACGCTCCTCCAGGATCTTCGCCTGCGTCCCCTTCCCCGCACCCGGAGGCCCGAGCAGAATCAAGTTCACGGCAACGCCTCCACGGCGATGGAGCGAGCGCCGTGGAATAGTGCTCCGGCATCGGTGTTGTTGCGAGCTCGGACCGGGGGCCCCACGCGAAGCGTGGGGGGCGCGCAGCCTGGGGCGGAGCGCCTCATCGATTGATGAATCCGCGGTAGTCGCGCATGGCGAGGCGGGCTT is a genomic window containing:
- a CDS encoding NAD-dependent epimerase/dehydratase family protein — encoded protein: MRVLITGGRGFIGAWTARVLLQGGHDVRTFDVQDDATLFERIVGDHSAGRRVVHVHGDITDAAQVDAAVNGCDAVVHLAAVLIPTARRDPLLGARINVMGTLHVFEAAKRTGVRGIAYASSAAVFGPDDGLHPEPHTHYGAYKLCNEGCARAYWEDAGIRSVGLRPATVYGPGREIGVTADPTLAMRAAAEGQAYAIRFTGATGMDYVEDVARIFARAATATPDGAHVFSLQGQLATMDEVLAAIRAVIPGAEVRAEGAPLMFAAAVDEAPLHALFPGVQRTPLADGTRATIDFYRVAVSR
- the rpsM gene encoding 30S ribosomal protein S13, whose product is MARIAGIDLPRDKRIEIGLTAIFGIGLPTAKLLLQQTGVSPDVRVKDLTSDDEQRLREAIETMKVEGDLRREIASNIKRLTDIGCYRGLRHRRGLPVRGQRTKTNARTRKGPKRTVAGKKKTTKK
- the rpmJ gene encoding 50S ribosomal protein L36, translating into MKVRPSVKRICDGCKIIRREGKVRVICSVNPKHKQVQG
- the map gene encoding type I methionyl aminopeptidase encodes the protein MISIKSAREIEIMRRSGKITSKTLTRLMHAAKPGVTTAELDRIADESIRSMGGVPTFIGYQGYPSAICTSVNDEVVHGMPGDRVLHEGDLLSIDIGTTFEGYVSDSAVTVAIGEVGESAKRLMRITQECLMLGIAQMQAGNHLGDIGWAVQQHAEAHGYGVVRKLVGHGIGRKMHEDPQVPNYGKPGSGPLLRKGLCLAVEPMITEGTFEVETLDDGWTVVTEDGKLAAHFEHTIAITDEGPKILTLRDYAEHPDVVRFRPAEEVAA
- a CDS encoding adenylate kinase encodes the protein MNLILLGPPGAGKGTQAKILEERYGYRQISTGDLLRKHVREGTPLGQEAKPIMERGELVPDDLIIRMIEPEAEGGGKLIFDGFPRTVAQAQALDEMLRRKHKSSVAILFDVDIDVLTDRLTGRWTHPASGRTYHERYAPPKVAGIDDLTGEALIQRPDDKAETIKKRLDEYVEKTAPLIGYYDDPSDPRLMRVNALAPIGQVTAQLTALIEGDGFASVTAP